The DNA sequence GTTCCGCGACGAGTTCCGCCACGGAGGCCTCGATGCGGGCGCGGGCGCGGGCGTCGACCTCGAGTCCTTCGATCACGCGATAGCCGTTCCCGTCGGAGCGCACCGGGAACGAGCAGACCAGGCCTTCCGGCACGCCGTATTCGCCGCGCGAGACGACGGCCGCCGACGTCCAGGGCGTCCCGGCCTGCTCGTCGCGCACGTGCTCGATCGCGGCGTTCGCGGCGGAGGCGACCGATGACGAGCCGCGCACCTCGATGATCTCCGCCCCGCGCTTCGCGACCCGCGGGATGAAGGTGTCATCCAGCCACGCCTGCGCGGCATCCCCACCGCCGAGCCGTTCGGCGAGCGCGTCGACAACGCGTTCGCCGCGGGCCCGCGCGTGGGAGACGTCGGGGAACTGCGTCGCGGAGTGATTGCCCCAGATCGCGACGTTCTCGATCTCGTCGGCGCGGACGCCGAGGGTCTGGGTGAGCTGGCCGACGGCGCGGTTGTGATCGAGCCGGGTCAGGGCGGTGAAGCGGTCGGCCGGGATCCCGGAAGCGGATGCCGCGGCGATGAGTGCGTTCGTGTTCGCGGGGTTGCCGACCACGACGACGCGCACGCCGTCGGAAGCAGCCTCGCCGATCGCCGCGCCCTGCGGACCGAAGATGCCGGCGTTCGCGGCGAGGAGGTCGGCCCGTTCCATCCCGGGTCCTCGCGGGCGTGCGCCGACGAGCAGGGCGATGTCGCATCCGTCGAACGCGACGGCCGGAGCGTCGCTGATCTCCACGTCACGCAGCAGCGGAAACGCGCAGTCCTGCAGCTCGAGGGCAGCCCCCTCGGCGCTGCGGATCCCCTGCGGGATCTCGAGGAGCCGGAGGCGGACCGGCCGGTCCGGGCCGAGCATGTCGCCCGCGGCGATCCGGTACAGCAGGGCGTAGCCGATCTGCCCGCCCGCGCCGGTGATCGTGACCGTGGTCTCGCGCTGTCTCGAGGTCGCCATGAACGAGAGCCTATTGCGGCGCCTGTCCGCGCGCAGACGCATACCGGATCGGACCGCGCCGAGCAATACCGCCCGTCGCAGGCGGATTTCCCGGACCGCGCGCGGCGGCACCGGTACCGTGATCCCATGACCTTCAACGACAACGCGAGCGTCGGAGGCAACTCCGCCCGCCGCCGGGGTGCCGGCGTCGCGGTGGCCGGCGGCGGCATCGCGGGCATCGGCGCGATCGCGGTGCTGCTGTTCCAGCTCTTCACGGGCACCGACATCTCCGGCCTCCTCGGCGGCGGGGGTGTGCCGAACCCGGCAGACACCGGCACGGCGATCGCGAACTGCGAGACCGGGGCCGACGCGAACGCGAGCGATGACTGCCGTCTGGCGGCGGCATCCCTGTCCATCAACCAGTTCTGGGCCGAGAACGTCGAGGGCTACCGCGAGCCGACGCTCATCATCGTCGACCAGTCCACCTCCAGCCAGTGCGGCACAGCCTCCAACGCGACCGGTCCGTTCTACTGCCCGCCCGAAGAGACGATCTACGTCGATCCGACCTTCTTCGCGCTCCTGCGCGACCAGTTCGGTGCCACGGCGGGGTCGCTGTCGCAGCTGTACGTGCTCGCCCACGAGTACGGCCACCACATCCAGCAGATCACCGGCATCATGCAGCAGTACCCGAACAACGGCACGGGCGAGGACTCGAACGGCGTCCGCACCGAACTGCAGGCCGACTGCTTCGCTGGTGCGTGGGTCGCCGGGGCCTCCCAGACGGTCGACGAGAACGGCGTGCCCTATCTGAAGCCGCCTACCCAGCAGGAGATCAACGACGCGCTCAACGCCGCGCAGACCGTCGGCGACGACCATATCCAACAGCAGTCCGGAGGTGCCGTGAACCCCGAGACCTGGACGCACGGCTCCAGCGAGCAGCGCGCGCGCTGGTTCTCGACCGGACTCGACGGCGGCATCGCGGCGTGCGACACGTTCGCCGTCGCAGGAAGCGATCTATGACCCAGCCCGACGAACTCGACTGCCTCTACCCGGAGATCGAACCGTACGAGACCGGGATGCTCCTGGCCGGCGACGGCCACCGCCTGTATTGGGAGCAGAGCGGCAATCCCGACGGCAAGCCGGTCGTGTTCCTGCACGGCGGCCCCGGAGCGGGGACATCCGCGTGGCACCGGCGCCTGTTCGACCCCGAGAAGTACCGCATCGTGCTGTTCGACCAGCGCGGCTGCGGGCGCAGCACGCCGCACGCGAGCGAACCGGGCGCGGATCTCCGCTACAACACCACGTGGCACCTCGTCGCCGACATCGAGCTGCTGCGCCGCAACCTCGGCATCGACCGGTGGCAGGTCTTCGGCGGCTCGTGGGGGAGCGCGCTCGCCCTCGCGTATGCGGAGACGCATCCGGATGCCGTGACCGAGCTCGTCCTGCGCGGGGTCTTCACCCTGCGCCGCCACGAGCTGGAGTGGTTCTACGAGGGCGGCGCGTCGGCGGTGTTCCCGGACCTGTGGGAGGACTTCATCGCGCCGATCCCGGTGCTCGAGCGCTCGCGCATGATCGAGGCCTACCACCGGCGGCTGAACGATCCCGACCCGGCGGTCCACGTTCCGGCCGCGGTGGCATGGTCGCGCTGGGAGGCCGCCACGCTCACCCTGCGCCCGGATGAGGCCCTCGTCGCCGCGATGACCGAGCCCGCGGCGGCCACCGCCTTCGCCCGCATCGAGAACCATTTCTTCGTGCACGGGGGATGGTTCCGCGACGAGCAGCTCATCGCCGACGCTGGCGCGCTGCGCGGCATCCCCGCCATCATCGTCCAGGGGCGCTACGACATGTGCACGCCCATCATGACCGCCTGGGACCTGCACCGGGCGTGGCCCGAGGCCGAGCTCGTGGTCGTCGACGACGCCGGGCACTCGGCGAGCGAGCCGGGCATCGCCGCGGCGCTCGTCGCCGCGACCGACCGCTTCGCCGGCTGACCCGGACGGATGCCGCGGTTCAGCGCCCCCGGATGAGGTCGGCCGCGACCTCACCGACCACGATCGCGGGGGCGTTCGTGTGCCCGCGGATGAGCGACGGGATCACGGACGCATCGGCGACGCGGAGTCCCGCGACCCCGCGCACGCGAAGCTCGGGATCCACGACCGCGTCGGCATCCGTTCCCATCCGCGCCGTGCCGACCGGGTGGTAGAGCGTGTGGGAGTAGCGCCGCAGCGACAGTTCGGCGCGCTCGTGCGGCGTCATGTCCTCCCCGCCCTCCGGCTGAACCCAACCGCCGGTGGTCACAGCACGCATCGCGGGGGTGGACAGCAGTCGCTCGCACTCCGCGAGCCCCGCGAGCATCGTCGCCCGGTCGACCCCCTCGCTGTCGGACAGATAGCGCGGGTCGATGAGCGGCTTGTCGGCGGGGTCTGCCGAGCGCAGGCGGATGGTCCCGCGACTGCGCGGCCGCAGCAGGATCGCACCGACCGTGAGGCCCTCCGCGGGCGGTGGCACGAGTCCCTCGCCCACGTACGGCGCCGACGCGAAGATGATCTCGATATCGGGAAGCTCGGCCGCCATCCCGGTGCGGTCCGCGACATCGGTGCGCACGAACCCGTACGCTTCCGCGACGTTCGAGGTCAGCATCCCGCGCCGCGTCGTGAGGTACCGGGCGAGTTCGGCCGTGCGGGTGGCTCCGTACAGGGTGCCGCTGTGGGCGGAGGGGGCGAGCCCCGCGACGAGGTGATCCTGCAGGTTCGCCCCGACGCCGGGTCGGTCGGCGATGATCGGGATGCCGAGATCGGCCAGGTGATCGGCGGATCCGAGCCCGGAGAGCATCAGCAGCTGCGGGGTGTTCACCGCGCCGCCCGCGAGGATCACTTCCCGCCGGGCCGCGGCGTGGCGGGTGATGCCGCCGATCTCGACGTACACGCCGGTCGCGCGCGGCACCTCGGTGTCGGAGTCGAACGTCACCCGCCGCACGAATGCGTTCGTGAGGACCCGGAGGTTCGCGCGCCTGCGCGCGGGACGGAGGTACGCATCCGCGGTCGAGGCCCGCGCGCCGCGGTGCTGCGACACCATGGTCTGTGAAAAGCCCTGATGATCGGGGAGGTTCGGTGGCGTCACCGCG is a window from the Microbacterium lacus genome containing:
- a CDS encoding malate dehydrogenase, yielding MATSRQRETTVTITGAGGQIGYALLYRIAAGDMLGPDRPVRLRLLEIPQGIRSAEGAALELQDCAFPLLRDVEISDAPAVAFDGCDIALLVGARPRGPGMERADLLAANAGIFGPQGAAIGEAASDGVRVVVVGNPANTNALIAAASASGIPADRFTALTRLDHNRAVGQLTQTLGVRADEIENVAIWGNHSATQFPDVSHARARGERVVDALAERLGGGDAAQAWLDDTFIPRVAKRGAEIIEVRGSSSVASAANAAIEHVRDEQAGTPWTSAAVVSRGEYGVPEGLVCSFPVRSDGNGYRVIEGLEVDARARARIEASVAELVAERDAVRALGVF
- the ypfJ gene encoding KPN_02809 family neutral zinc metallopeptidase, with the protein product MTFNDNASVGGNSARRRGAGVAVAGGGIAGIGAIAVLLFQLFTGTDISGLLGGGGVPNPADTGTAIANCETGADANASDDCRLAAASLSINQFWAENVEGYREPTLIIVDQSTSSQCGTASNATGPFYCPPEETIYVDPTFFALLRDQFGATAGSLSQLYVLAHEYGHHIQQITGIMQQYPNNGTGEDSNGVRTELQADCFAGAWVAGASQTVDENGVPYLKPPTQQEINDALNAAQTVGDDHIQQQSGGAVNPETWTHGSSEQRARWFSTGLDGGIAACDTFAVAGSDL
- the pip gene encoding prolyl aminopeptidase, which translates into the protein MTQPDELDCLYPEIEPYETGMLLAGDGHRLYWEQSGNPDGKPVVFLHGGPGAGTSAWHRRLFDPEKYRIVLFDQRGCGRSTPHASEPGADLRYNTTWHLVADIELLRRNLGIDRWQVFGGSWGSALALAYAETHPDAVTELVLRGVFTLRRHELEWFYEGGASAVFPDLWEDFIAPIPVLERSRMIEAYHRRLNDPDPAVHVPAAVAWSRWEAATLTLRPDEALVAAMTEPAAATAFARIENHFFVHGGWFRDEQLIADAGALRGIPAIIVQGRYDMCTPIMTAWDLHRAWPEAELVVVDDAGHSASEPGIAAALVAATDRFAG
- a CDS encoding GMC family oxidoreductase yields the protein MSAHDLSADYVIVGAGSSGAAVAARLSEDPGVSVLLLEAGGPDTALELHVPAAFSKLFRGRYDWNYDTVPQPELKDRTVFWPRGKTLGGSSSLNAMMWIRGFAADYDDWAEVAGDRWSWNALVPYFRRAERTEDATHPTQGTNGAQRVEHQRDPRAQTAAFLEAAIEAGHAVTPPNLPDHQGFSQTMVSQHRGARASTADAYLRPARRRANLRVLTNAFVRRVTFDSDTEVPRATGVYVEIGGITRHAAARREVILAGGAVNTPQLLMLSGLGSADHLADLGIPIIADRPGVGANLQDHLVAGLAPSAHSGTLYGATRTAELARYLTTRRGMLTSNVAEAYGFVRTDVADRTGMAAELPDIEIIFASAPYVGEGLVPPPAEGLTVGAILLRPRSRGTIRLRSADPADKPLIDPRYLSDSEGVDRATMLAGLAECERLLSTPAMRAVTTGGWVQPEGGEDMTPHERAELSLRRYSHTLYHPVGTARMGTDADAVVDPELRVRGVAGLRVADASVIPSLIRGHTNAPAIVVGEVAADLIRGR